GCGAATTTAGAACTTACTAAAATAGTAGAAGATGAAAAAAAACTTGTAGGCTTGCAAACTTCTGTTTTTTATCTTCCTTATATGCCTGAGAACATGAGATTTCATTTTAATGCACACAATCTATTAGTGTATGGTAAGATTGGCAAAAAATATAAAATCTCTGATCCAGTTTTTGAAGATGTAGTTGAATGTAATGAAAAAGATTTAACAATTGCTAGATTTGCAAAAGGAGCATTTGCCCCTAAAGGATTTATTTATTATCCTACAAATATTCCTAAAAATATTGATTTTACAACAATATTAAAAAAAGCCATTAAAAAAAATGCAAAATCTATGTTAACTCCATTCCCTTTTGCAGGAATCAAAGGAATGAGAAAATTAGCAAAATCAATAGAAAAACTTCAAAAAAATACGGATCAAAGATATATTAAGAATTATCTAACTCATATAGTGAGAATGCAAGAAGAAATAGGAACTGGTGGAGGTGGATTTAGATTCTTATATGCTGCATTTTTACAAGAATCAAAAAAATATAATTTGGACAATGAAAAACTTCAAAAAGCTAGTGAATTAATTACTCAATCAGGAGATACACTTAGATTTTTTGCTTTAAAATGTGTAGAATCTGCAAAAAAAACAGAAAAATTTAATAGTAAAGAAATTTCAGTTATTCTAATAAAAGCTTCAACTTTAGAAGAAGAAGCTTTTAAAATATTGAAAACGATTTAAATAGATTTAAAAAAGAAAAGATAAGCTCTTTTCTTAGAATCTAAACTTATATAAATAGATGATTCCTCTTTCTCTTCTAACAGATCAATAATATCAGCAACACTGTAAGTCCCACTAAAATTATCTTTATTTTTATATATTAAATCTTCAGCTATTTCTAACTCACTCATATATTTTTTTGCAAATTGATTCAATCCTACAATTTTATAATCAATAATTTTTAAATATTTATTTAGTTCTTCCAGATTTACAAAAAAATCAAAATGCTTTATTTTGGCTAAAGAATCTGTCTTATCATTATTGATATAAAGCCAAGATGAGTTATCTTTTGAATCTAAATTATACAAGTTATTTATAATTGAATTATGATTTAAAACATTAGAGAGGGATTCATCTACTCCTCCAATCAATATTTCATCTACTTTCTTAAAATAAAAATCAAAATATGCTAATTCAAATGCTTTTTCAAAAGATAAATCTTCAGATGTTATATTTATATTATTTCCAATTGTTTTTAATGCTTGAGAGATAAGAAATCCAGTATTATTTGTATTTACATTTAAAAAGTCAAAAGGCATAACCATAGAATCATCACTATTTATTTGATTTAACACTTTTATCAAATCTTCAATACAGCCATATTCACTTGCAAGGTAAATAGATAAGTTATCTTTATATTTTACATTATTTAGTGTCTTTATTGCTCCATAAACAGACATAACATTAAATTTTGAATTACGTCTTAGATTCAAAGTAGAAATCTCTTTTAAATCTTTTCTATACTCTTTTGCAGATTTATTTTCATTTACCTGTTTATAAATACTTTTTATATACATTTTAGCTCTCATTACTTAAAACTATAGAAGTATTACTTCCACCAAATCCTATAAAATGAAAAAGTACAGTTGCTTTATATACTTGCTTACTTTTTAATAAAGGAGTAAAATCTATATTATTATACTTCTCATAGAAATTAATTGTTTTTGGTAAAAAAGCATTTTTAATACTTTCACATAATAAAACAATTTCATTAGTTCCACAAGCACCTAAAGTATGTCCAATATAAGGTTTCAAAATCACAACATCGGTTTTTTTCTTATACTTTTTAAATAGTTTATCAATAGCAATAACTTCAGATAAATTTGAATTTTCACTTCCTGTTGCATGTGCTTTTAAGCAGGTGAGATTTTCTATTGATAAATTGGCTTTTTTTAAAGCTTCTTCCATACAAGAGAGTGTCACTTCTCCATTTGGATTAGAGCTTGTTACAGAATAATTATCAAAGTTACTATTTGATGATACTATTTCAAAATCATTTTCTTCTTTTCTTTCTGATTCCAAGATAACAGCAGAACATGCCTCACCTAAAATCAATCCATCACTATTTATATCAAAGGGTTTATATTCTCCTGACTTGCTTAAAAGCATCAAAGATTCAAAGCCTCTATAAGTCGTATAATTAAAAAATTCAAAACCTATGACTAAAGCTTTTTTTATTTTATTATTTTTTATTAAATCGCTTGCATTACAAATTGCATTTGCGCTTGAAGTACAAGCCGTTTGGATTATTGTTGCTTTATATTTTGAACTAATTAAATTTTCAATAAAATTACCAATTTCTCCATATCCAATATTTCTAATCTCTTCTTTTGATTGCTCATTTTTATACTTTAAGTGTTGTTCTTCTACTATAGATATTGACATTGAAGTTGAACCTAAAAAAATATGTAAATCTTTTGTTTCTTCATTTGACAACTTTGCATCGTCTATTGCTTTTAGTACTACTTCTTCTAATATTGAATAAAACTTCTCTTCATTTGATACGAAGTTTTTCTTTATTTGATAATATTTTAATTCTTGAAAATTATCTTTTAAATATTCAAAATAATTATCATCTGTAATTTCTTGGATTTTTTTAACAGAATCATCTTTATTATTTCCAAGTGCAGAAATAATTGATGAACCTGTTATATAAACTTTATTCATTAATTCTCTTCAATATATTTTGCTAAAGTATTAATTGAAACCATTATTTTTCTAAGTTCTTTACTGTCTGTTGTTTTTATTCCATACTTTTTATTTAAAGCCATAGATATTTGAAGTGCATCCATTGAATCAAGTTCTAATGCAGACTCAGGATCAAATAAGATATCATCATCTTTGATATCTTCTATTTCACACTCCTTTTCACACTCTTCAATAATTAACTTTTTTAATTCATATTTTAAATCACTCATTGATTATTTCCTTTTTTTAATATCATGTATGCTAAAAGTAAAAATGTTATAGCAAATATTACCAAATACAATATATAAATTTTTATGTCACTAAAACTTCCACCCCTAACAAAAATTTCTAATAATCCTTCCAACCCCCAAGACATAGGAGAATAAGATGATATATCTTGCATAAATTGTGGCATCACAAATTTAGGAACCATAATTCCTCCAAGTGCTGCTAAAACTATATTTGTAACTCCTCCAATAGAAGTAGCTTCTTCTGTTGTTTTACTAATATTTGCTATAAATAAAGCAAAACAAATTGCAGCGAAAGAAATAGTACTACTCATACAAAAGATAAGTAAATAATTCCCACTTATGACTAAAGAATCACCACCAAATAAAGGAACAATAAATATCCCTACTAAAATCATAATCACAACTTGAATTTGATTTAGAAGAAAATATGGGATAATTTTACCAATTAGTATTGGAAATAAAGATACATTGATACTTCTGATTCTTGAAATCGTACCAAAATTTTTCTCATTTATAAAAGTATTTGAAATAGGTATCAAAATAAAAAACATAGAAAAAACAAGCCAAGCTGGAACACTTTGTTGTACTGAACTTGGTTTCAATCTTGGTTTATTGCCTTTATAAATATAGGTATTATTTATTTTATCACTTAGTACTGAAAGTGTCCTAGCATCAATTTTTGATTTTACAAAATAATCTTTCATAATACTTTTTGAAATAATTTCTGCTATACTATTTTTTAATATATAAAAATACTCTTTTTTTATACTTGATTTACTAAAAGTCTTTATCTCAAAATCTTTAACATTGCTATTTATTTTTGATTTAAAATTTTTATCAATATTTACAATAAAATCATAATTCTCTTTATATATTAAAGTATCAAAAGATTTATTTTGTACCAAACTTGCAGAAAAATATTTACTTTTATTTAACTCTTTTACAAATTCTTTTATATCACTATTTTCAGAACTTATTACTGCAACTTTTAATTTTGACTCAAAGTTATCTGAATAGGTATTTTTTAAAGCTAATGACATTATTAAAATAAAAAGTGCTGGCATAATAAATAATACCATCAAGGCATGAATATCTCTAAATATCAGTAAAAATTCTTTTTTTAAAATATATTTAAACATCAGTCCCTCAAATCCTCTTTAGTAAGGGATAAAAATAGCTTTTCTAAATTCTTATCTGGGAAATTAATATTTTTAATATTCTTATTTATATTTTTTAACTCACACATCAAATCTAAAAATTTATCATAAGAGTTAGAAATATCAACATCTATCTTTTCATTATCCAACTCAATTTCAATGATAGATTTTTCTTTTATTAAAACATCTTTTTTCTCTTGTAGTATGATTTTATTTTTATCTAGTACTGCTATTTCATCACATAAATATTCAACTTCTTCCATATAATGAGAAGTATAAATAATAGTTGTATCTTGAGTTTTATTTAGATTCTTTATTACTTCTAAGATATATTTTCTTGATTGGGGATCAATTCCAACTGTTGGTTCATCAAAATATATTATTTTAGGAGAATTAAGTAAGCCAATAGCAATATTCAATCTTCTTTTTACTCCACCTGAATATGTCGAAGCTCTTTTATTTACAAACTTTTCTAAAGAAGTAGCTTCAATACAATAAGAAATTTGTTTTTTTAAATTATCACCTTTTAGTCCATATAAAGCTGCAAAAAATTCCAAGTTTTCATAACTTGTTAAATCAGGATAAAAAGCATATGTTTGAGGTATATATGAAGATATTTTTTTT
The window above is part of the Arcobacter sp. F2176 genome. Proteins encoded here:
- a CDS encoding BtrH N-terminal domain-containing protein, whose protein sequence is MTENFKHSQFAHCESGVVSTLLTHYGLKISEPMAFGITSTLSFAFFPFIKINNLPLIAYRDLPKNIVKKIEKVLGVTIFKKQYKNLLEANLELTKIVEDEKKLVGLQTSVFYLPYMPENMRFHFNAHNLLVYGKIGKKYKISDPVFEDVVECNEKDLTIARFAKGAFAPKGFIYYPTNIPKNIDFTTILKKAIKKNAKSMLTPFPFAGIKGMRKLAKSIEKLQKNTDQRYIKNYLTHIVRMQEEIGTGGGGFRFLYAAFLQESKKYNLDNEKLQKASELITQSGDTLRFFALKCVESAKKTEKFNSKEISVILIKASTLEEEAFKILKTI
- a CDS encoding beta-ketoacyl synthase N-terminal-like domain-containing protein, whose product is MNKVYITGSSIISALGNNKDDSVKKIQEITDDNYFEYLKDNFQELKYYQIKKNFVSNEEKFYSILEEVVLKAIDDAKLSNEETKDLHIFLGSTSMSISIVEEQHLKYKNEQSKEEIRNIGYGEIGNFIENLISSKYKATIIQTACTSSANAICNASDLIKNNKIKKALVIGFEFFNYTTYRGFESLMLLSKSGEYKPFDINSDGLILGEACSAVILESERKEENDFEIVSSNSNFDNYSVTSSNPNGEVTLSCMEEALKKANLSIENLTCLKAHATGSENSNLSEVIAIDKLFKKYKKKTDVVILKPYIGHTLGACGTNEIVLLCESIKNAFLPKTINFYEKYNNIDFTPLLKSKQVYKATVLFHFIGFGGSNTSIVLSNES
- a CDS encoding phosphopantetheine-binding protein, whose translation is MSDLKYELKKLIIEECEKECEIEDIKDDDILFDPESALELDSMDALQISMALNKKYGIKTTDSKELRKIMVSINTLAKYIEEN
- a CDS encoding ABC transporter permease; this encodes MFKYILKKEFLLIFRDIHALMVLFIMPALFILIMSLALKNTYSDNFESKLKVAVISSENSDIKEFVKELNKSKYFSASLVQNKSFDTLIYKENYDFIVNIDKNFKSKINSNVKDFEIKTFSKSSIKKEYFYILKNSIAEIISKSIMKDYFVKSKIDARTLSVLSDKINNTYIYKGNKPRLKPSSVQQSVPAWLVFSMFFILIPISNTFINEKNFGTISRIRSINVSLFPILIGKIIPYFLLNQIQVVIMILVGIFIVPLFGGDSLVISGNYLLIFCMSSTISFAAICFALFIANISKTTEEATSIGGVTNIVLAALGGIMVPKFVMPQFMQDISSYSPMSWGLEGLLEIFVRGGSFSDIKIYILYLVIFAITFLLLAYMILKKGNNQ
- a CDS encoding ABC transporter ATP-binding protein — protein: MSIIIKDLNKSYNNVPILENLSLEITTGSVFGLLGPNGAGKTTLVSILNHLILKDSGYIEIYGLDFEKQKNEIKKISSYIPQTYAFYPDLTSYENLEFFAALYGLKGDNLKKQISYCIEATSLEKFVNKRASTYSGGVKRRLNIAIGLLNSPKIIYFDEPTVGIDPQSRKYILEVIKNLNKTQDTTIIYTSHYMEEVEYLCDEIAVLDKNKIILQEKKDVLIKEKSIIEIELDNEKIDVDISNSYDKFLDLMCELKNINKNIKNINFPDKNLEKLFLSLTKEDLRD